In the genome of Fusarium graminearum PH-1 chromosome 2, whole genome shotgun sequence, the window TATGGAATGCTctctgggtctgggtcgTCGGTGATGTTAGCCACTCGAATGGTGGCCGACCAGCCGCTGGCAGTTTTATTGGGCGGGAAATTATCCGATACATCATAGGCATTGAAGTAATATGTTCCTGTTGCAttggcatcttcaaagcGAGCTTGCcatttgttggtggtgaggttCGCACCAGGTGGTACGCCAATGCCGTTATGACCACGAAACGCGACAGCTGAGGAGGCCAGAGCTGTCAGTGAGATAGCTGTCTTCATGGTGGATTACGAATAGAAGTACAATAGAGATACGACACGCATGAACTAATCACATATCTCTACGGGGTACTTGAAGCCTTGTTATATAGACAATATCCAGCATTATGATCGACATCAGTTTGTGCCCCCAAGAGGATattcaatgccaatgcttGGCATCAAAATATCCTTAGGGCTGatttgatgtcttggaaggcTGAGCGACGTGTTGGTCCTGGATTCAAATCCTTCCTGTCTGGGCCAAGCTGGGCTGAACACTTTACTGGTGAAATATGTCTGGGCAGGCTGTTACTCCTGAATCGAAGAAGCCGCATGGTCCAGGTGACATCATTCTGCCCAGGTATAGAGGGCGCTCTTGGGACCTGTTGTTCTGCGACTTATCATTCTTCTGGGCTTCTTCCTgagctttcttcttgtacAATTGTGGCCATGACAGGAGTGAAGTCCCAGGAATGCTATCAGTTCTTGCAAAAACCACAGAGGTCTTGAAGCAAAGAGTGACCTGGCATCTTATCTTCATTCTTAAGTCGAAATTAGTGGGCCGTTTGTATTTAATGGTAACTTGTTTGTTACTGCAAGTtgccaagacaagagaaTATGCGTGCACACACGATGTGCCTTTGCGTCAAGGTGGATTGGTTTACTTAACATCATAACTTGGTTGAGTGATGGTCTGAAGTCACCGATCGGCCGTTGTCATTATTCAACTGGCTGGTCGGTTAGACCCAAGGCTGACTGCTGGTTCTTTGGAGGTGGTGCTGGGGATTACCAGATTCGGGAAGCAATCATCCGAATCGGCTTATGCTAACCAGCACATAGAGGCGGTATGCATCATGTTTTTACCCATGAAAACAGGTCTATACAACATGGCATGATTTGATTCTTCACAAGAAAGCCATGCCATATTCTTGATTTGTTAGAGAAGCTAAAGCCTTGACTTTCTGATTGTTAAGGCAACTATAGGATTCTGTGATTGAGCCAATGAGATTGTCAAGTGTACGGGTCTGTCAACTCATTCAAATGGCCCCGCCTGTATGTAAACAAACCACCATCAATACCAACATTCCAAGTTGTTTGCAGCTTTTGTAGCTCTCAGAATTCCAACGCACAAAATCTGAAGCATAATTCGTATACGATTCCGATCCTCGATCACATCAATTTGACGCCGTACATACTTCCAGGCGGTTCACTAATCTTAACGAACACTCGATTAGAAGTGCGCCAGTCCATTCTGTCACCTTTTCCCATCATTCATTGAAAACCATCTgcaaaacatcaacatggccaCGCGCAACGTGACCGGAGCTCACGTACGACAGAGCATGGTGGCCAGTGGAGGCGCCGTCAAGGCCAGACAACTTGTGAGTTCTTCAAAGCCTCGTTTTGGACTCTCTTGTTTGTTGTTATATCATAAGAAATACCGTACTCGAGTTTCACAGTCTTTCTTTGTGCTAAAACTGCTGTTCTAACATCTCCGTGCTTGTAATAGGCCCAACTTAACTCACAACTTGCTCAACTATCATCAAATCTCTCCGACACAGAAAACCTGTTACGCATGACAAGCGTTCAGGCGGAAGCAATGCGAGGACTGGGCAGCTGGCACGGCGGACTGTAAGTGATACCATCAGGAGTTTCCATACCTCCATAGGAATACCATAGCTTACAACAGACAGTTTCATGGCAGCAAGTAAGGTATTAGGAGAGGAGAGTGTGAAAGAAGCTGGGCAGCCTGGAAAATAACCACCATAAATTTGATGCCAGACGAATATTGGTTTTATATTTATTAACAGAAATACGCGCGGATAGAGCCTAGGCGGTGTCTTTCTCGATCTTCTGTCTTCCCAACATCATTCCATTTGCAATGGCTTGAGCCACTAGGTGTAAAACACCATGTCCTGATTCCTGATATGTTGCAACATACCTTGACACTCTAGATCTGATCCCTACTATTACAAAGCTTCGGAGAGCCGCATGATGCTGTTATTTTCATCGATACCAACATGGGTAAAGGCCTGTGAACCATTTGGACCATGTGCCTTTCATTCAGCACCTTTCAGTGTTGAGGGTCAGGAGGCTGATCATGCGTTGCTGGGATTGAACAATAAGACTTTATTTACTTCCAGCTCAGGGTCCTGGAGTTTGACCTGGTGTCTGACTCGGTGTCTGGTATGGCGTATCATTTGGCGTCATCTCCATCGAAGATTTGCATCCCCTGGCCTCGTTGTTACTGCTGTCTTCTGTACCTTCTTGTCGTTCCTGGTTGCGCAGAGCTTTCCGCTTCTGTCTCGGCGCACTGACAGGGTATCTCTTTACGTTGCCGCACGTCCTGCACTTGATAGTCAAAACATCGGCCCATGGTTTTCTGCCTCCTTTGCTAGCATTCTCCACGGTTGATGTGCAAGTATCACCCTCGATCTGCAGAGTGTCGCAAAACTTGCATATGGCTTGTTTCATAGCCGGGCTTTGTCGGATCTGTGTTTTCTGTGTCACAGCTCGTAAGTCTGTCACGGCTTGACGAGACAGGTTTTGCAAGGCCTTTTGTTCGTTCTTTGTTGACGTCGAAGCACTGTGCCCCTGGCCTGAGGTTGAGGATTTCGATAGAACATCTTGCCTGACTAGAGATTGTTGCTGAGCAAGATACGAAGCTGCTTGGTAGAGATATGATGCTCTTGAGTATATGATGCGGTTTTGAACGCTCTTattctccttggccttcgccatgaagatggcaattTCAGAATATTTCGTTGACGAAGCGTACAGATTGTAAATTCTCAGTAAACCTTATTACACCTAATTCTCACGTGCCAGTGCATTCTGGAAAATTTTACACTGTATTGAGTTTTATCACGTGATAAATGAAGCACGAGCCTCGTGGCCCGATCCATTGCACTGTTCCTGCCTGTTTCTGGCACCTCccttctcagtctcaacaAAGACTCTTTCAAGTCATCCTTGGAACGAGACTGGGTTCGATTTATCTTTtccccatctcatctcaaaccTGCTTCATTCATCGTTTTTCTCATTCAGTGGCACACCCGCGCCACATCTTCGACTCTCTACGGCGACGCGACTCGAACGCATTCGCGTCAGACTCGTCATTGCAGCTCCGCTGTAGAGAACAGCTTTCGCGATAGCTTCCACACCAACAGTCTAACAGCTCGTGAATCACAACCAAAATGTCTCACGAGGAAGATCTCATCGATTACTCCGACGAGGAGATCGGTGGCAACGAGACCGCCGCGACTGCctccaacggcaagaagggcgagcTCGCCGCCGGTAacaatgtcgacaagaagggCAGCTACGTCGGTATTCATTCGACCGGTTTCCGCGATTTCCTCCTAAAGGCTGAGTTGCTTCGCGCCATCGCCGACTGCGGTTTCGAGCATCCATCGGAGGGTCAGTCCTGATATTCTAATACCCTAAGTCATCATATCCCCTTCCTTCAAGCGTTCGTCCATCTCGCAAGCAAGAACAAATGGCCAAATATTTTCCGCAATCgttatcgtcgtcgtcagaGGTGGTTCAGGAAAGTTTTGAGGTGGTCCGAGCATCCGGGCGGAATGAGCGAGAGACATGGCTCTCCGCGAAACCACAActttgatgtcaagattatcGCGCGGAAGCGGATAAGACATCATTCGTTGTTGCGAACGGATTTCCTGGATAGAGACGAGAGCGAACCGAGAAAAACTTtcaagacatcaaggagCTCTTGGTGCTCCTCCGCCACGGTTGCTTGCGCGACCATCTGGCCTTTAGGTGTTGACCTTCGGGTTACTATCACGCCCTTCTGTATCACCGCATCGGTGGACCGTGCGAGAATTCATTATGGCTAAGCTGCGACGATGGACGGACACTTGACATTACACCCGTCGTTCGTTGCTTCTTAGAAACCCACTCTAACCTCGATTCGATCGACAGTCCAACAAACCTGTATCCCCCAGGCGCTCCTCGGTGGTGACATTATCTGCCAGGCCAAGTCCGGTCTGGGTAAGACTGCTGTCTTCGTTCTCGCTACGCTTCAGCAAGTCGAGCCCGTGAACGGAGAGGTCTCTGTGGTTGTCATGTGTCACACTCGTGAGCTGGCCTACCAGATCCGCGACGAGTACAACCGCTTCAGCAAGTACATGCCCGACATCAAGACCGGTGTCTTCTATGGTGGTACTCCCATCAAGACCGATGTGGAGAcgctcaagaacaaggagacCTGCCCTCACATCATTGTCGGTACTCCTGGTCGTCTGAAGGCTCTTGTCCGTGACAAGGCTCTGCGTCTTGGCAGCGTCCGCATCTTTGTCCTCGACGAGTGTGACAAGATGCTCGATCAACCCGGTGAGCACTTATTCTTGCATTCCTGGCAACAAAATACTAACCAGTCAGACATGCGCACTGATGTGCAGGATGTTTTCCGTGCTACTCCTCAGCAGAAgcaggtgatgatgttctcggCCACCCTTTCCGAGGAAGTCAAGCCTATCTGCCGAAAGTTCATGCAGAACCCTACCGAGCACTACGTCGATGAGGACACCAAGCTCACCCTTCACGGTCTCCAGCAGTACTACATTAAgctggaagagaaggagaagaaccGCAAGCTCAACGAGCTCCTGGATGATCTCCAATTCAACCAGGTCATCATCTTTGTGCGCAGCACTGTCCGCGCcactgagcttgacaagcttctccGAGAGTGCAACTTCCCTTCGATCGCCGTTCACTCTGGTGTCAGTCAGGAAGAACGGTAAGTCCCATCAATCCGCATGCGTCATACTATTTCTAATTTTTCACAGTATCCGTCGTTACAAGGAGTtcaaggagttcaagaagagaATCTGCGTTGCTACCGACGTTTTCGGACGAGGTATCGACATTGAGCGTATAAACCTGGCGATCAACTACGATCTGTCCAACGATGCCAGCTCTTACCTGCACCGTGTGGGTCGTGCTGGACGATTCGGTACCAAGGGTTTGGCCATCTCGTTCGTCAGCACCGACCAAGACCAGGAGGtgctcaaggagattgagaagcgATTCGAGGTCGCTCTACCGTAAGTTGACTTACCCTTTATTCGTCCGTTCCTTTGACTAATATTTTACAGTGAGTTCCCCAAGGAGGGTGTCGACGCCAGCACTTACATGGCTTCCTAAAGTGCCCGACAACACTATGGTGGGCACCACCACGACAAGAGCCAACTTCTTTCGCTGCTACGAGCCGATATTAACAAGCTGGGAAATTGGAATTGAGATATTAAGTCAGCGAAGGGCAAAAGTTGCAAACGTTTTAGTCTTGGTCAAATGTATTGATTGTGTTTAAATGGATTCGTACTACGCTATGGTAGGCTCTAGCGAGCCAAGTTCGTTCGCCGTTTAACAAGTATGTGATGTATCTGCCAGTTCCCGAGTCTCGCCACCCACATAGTGTTAGAAATACCTTTGAGGTTGCTTGTGTGTTACCTTGAACCCACCTCCATTGTTTTGTGACTGGGTAGTATCATTCTTAGCGGAGCTGGGAGCTGTTTTCTCTGTCGTGATATTGGTCAGATCGGATATGTCACATAAGACAAGTTCGGAAAATTCCTTTTGTCGTCTGAGATATGATTTCTCCCGTCAGCACGAACGACACTCAATTTTGCCGTGTGCATGGTTGGTGGTATGTTCCTGACATGAAATCAACCTTGTGCTTTGCAAGTGCTTATCCTGCCTAGGATGTTTCCAGGGAGATGGTGTTCAGGTTGAGACATCGGGCGTAAGCTAGTTTGTATATGGATTACAGGTATGGGCTCTCTAAGCCACTCTATCTACTCCGTAGTAATTATGCAATTGCCTTAATGAACTCGAATCTTGCGCTGAACGGTAATACTATACGTTTTGGAGCCAGCGGCCGTAATAAGACTAACGATCTTGTGGATGGATTCAAGACTGCCAATATGTCAACTACATACTCCAGCCACGACTGTATCATGAACAGCgcccttgacttccttgTCTACCTGTTCGTGCCAGGGAAAGTATGTCAGTTAGAAAATTCTAGCTATTGCGTTCATATTCGGATTCACTGCATTACGATGCAAACTTGTCCGCCTGATCAACACTCATGATTACCTGACTGGGTAATAAACGCCCCTTGTCTTGCAGCCATGCGCTTTTGGAGAATATTCGACATGTTTCTGCAAGGCCTTCTTTACCTTTTACCCTGCAAACTTGTTCGAGTGTCAGCGATATCGGCCTGTGGCTTCTGACGTCTTCTGGTTTTGGTTGAGGTTAAGCCTTGTTCTCCATCGCTTCTGGAACGGTGCCTAATATGACAAGGTTTTGCTTGACATTCACAATCCAGCACATGATGACGATTCTCTCGACAAGGTCCGGTAAAGCAGGCAGGATCTATCTGACTTGATGCGTGCTTAATGGCCATGTGGAAGCGACAGAGCAGAGCCAGAGAGACATGCATGTGCAAGGCGTGGACAGGGCTAGGCAGCCACGTTTTCGAGCATGTGCTGTGCAGCTGTCTTGAAATCTGACGgtgaagagatcaagaccagGGTAAGGATGGgggcctcagggtatcagaaaaattgaccgctggaagcataagagacaaaattattaggacatcTTATGGCTCTTAGACTACGCCCCTTAtactacttatttttataccctaagacttaggaggccaacttttctgctacccactagggGGTCCATCTTGATGGGACTTTGGAACCCTGAGAGTCATCTCAGATAAGATATCTCAGTCCAAGAGTTCATCCACAGCAGATCATTGCTACCTAAACTCTGAGTTCTGACAATTTTTATACACGTAAGCTACTGGAGGTGTTTTGCTAGAAGAGCACCACATAGCCAGTCGTAACCTCGCACCGCATATGATAGGAAACCTTGGTGAAAGCGGTCGGGGCCCCGAAGCTGCCGGCCGGGGTCCGGAATGTGGGGGGCTCATCTGGAAGAAGGGTTCACCGAAGTTTGAGCAAAGGTAAGGCTCGAACAAAATGGATCCAATCCAACTCGTGAGTGACAACGCACTTGGTCCAACAATGAATGACTGGTAGTTCTCGTGAGTTTTACGGAACCCTCGAGGTCCCGTGAGGAGATCCTCTCTGTGGTACGTCATAGCACCCATTATAGTGACCTGTGTGCTCAGCCATCTGCCTGTAGCTGAGGTCCCAGGCGGGCGGTGCAACAAGCGACGTAAACAACTTCGCCTGACCATATCCAGATACGCAGTGCACGATAATAGAAAACACATAACATGCTAAAAGTACGATTTGTCAGTGGAGTAATATGACTAGCAGCTAAACTATCCAACGATCCACCTCGTGGTGAAACAGACGCGATGACTGTTGTCATCCAGGGTAGGTCCAAGAGGTAGTTGGTTGAGATTCGTTACACCAGGTGCTCAGCGGCATATAGCAATTCTCTGCATTGCATAAGCGCTTTCATTGCGTGTattggtttgtttgtgtgGAAGCTTACTCCTACATAGAGGCAACCCGTGCTTCGTACATGAGATCTTGCTACAATCAACCTTGAACACAACCCGAACCCAAGCGTCCATGTTCAAAACAACCATCACTGACTCATCCGGCTTTTACATGAGCCAACCAGAGTACATGCATACTCGCAAGCGGGGTTTCGGCTACGGAGTGTAACACAGTCAACGCACAAAGAAGGTCGAGAAAGATACGGTCATATCGAAGACCTTGTCCTTCGACGTAGCAGAGCACAATCTAGTATTCTAGGCAGATAAAACAACAACCTGTGGTATATATAGTACGAGAGCGCATGAATAGGCACGTTACTGGGGAATGATGTGAGTAAATCTACAAGCTCCTACCCTCCTAGGTCTGTTAATGGCCCGCGGACTGAATGGGGCCATGTCTGAACCGAGATGGTCCCTGCTGAGGTAATGATTTGTACAGCTTGGACAACGCGCAATGAAATGAACAGCACAACATGCTAGTGTAGACTTATACGGCGAACCATAGCGAAGGGTACATGCAGCCCGGCGCAGCGACTTTTGGTCAGGCATAAAGAGATTGGACTCTGTTAAGGGGCTGGAGACTGGAAGCGCTGCCGCCACACAATGGTGGGCGCACGAGCCAGATGAAGGAGTGTTTATCATGTTTACGAAATTGAGATGCGTGATGAAGAAAGTGCTCATGTTTCACCATTAGTCAGATACAGATATTGCATACGGGACGGAGGACAAAGGTAAAAGAGACCGAATACAGGCAGAGAATAAGTGAGTACTCGTTCATCATGCACAACTAAGGAGAAGCCGTGCGTATATGTGCGGTGGAAccaaagtcatgatggcgCCCGCAATGCCATTCTCATGATGTGGGCTCTGGGAGAGAGTGCTGGTCGTCGCACAGGTGCAACGAAAGTGATCAACATGCTACAATGTTATGAAGTGATACTGAGTAGAAAACCTGTGTTTTCGATGATCGAACTTGTTATAAATCACgggtcttggagatggatcgGCAATATGGACATGACCAAGCGCCAAACCACAGATGCGGAAGCTTGAATCAGTCCGTGATAGGCATGCGCAACACTCATTACCTTCAAGAAGTAAACAAGTGAAGGCGAGGGATTTCTTATTGCCGAACGATCTCCTGATCCACCACAATATACTTCAATCTCTCGACAATATTCACGGGTCATGCTCTTGAAGGCATCGTTGCCGTACTCAAAGTTCCCGAAAGCGTAGGACACTTGACTGCGGAGCAACTCTATGTGTTGGAGAGATGTATCCTattgtttttgtttattaGACGGGCTGCGTTGGAACGATCATTGCAGTGAGGTCATTGTGGGACGGCCGGGTTCCCCGTGGACAGTAGATTAGCAACACTCCAGCGAGAAATGGCGAGATCTCTCATAAACCTCTGTATGAATGAGGGCACCAACAGGGTGCTGGATGGCTTGGAGGCTAGAACCATACCACGGCGGCATCGGACTTCAACAAGCGCTTTTGATAGGTATCGACTTGATACAAGCTTTTCATAAATGCCTCGAAATTTGAGACAAGCCCAAAGTTTTCTTGCCCTGAGTTATATTGCTTATGGGTTAGTTAGCAAAAGGCTGGACTCCTTGGGTCATAGCGAATAAATAGGTGGACGTCTGATCCTAGATCTGATAAACCAGCCAGTTGTTTTCTTGTCTCGAATGTCACCAGTTCTCAAGTTAGTCGTCCTGAGTTTGACTTACCTACCAGCCAACCCTCTGCCTGAACGAGGTTGAGGGAGTCACTGTGTGTGGGCAGCATGGTTGCGTCCGAGACAAGACACCAAACCCCCAAACCATTTCATTATGTCCACAAGGCATAGGATCATTGGATGGTGGGACATTAGCGTGAAGTCGTCGTCTCATCATTGGACGGATCACTTGATACTCAAAGCAGCACAGAGcgagtacagagtacacaTGGTTGGTtattgagaagagagataATAGTGAAGTTTTCAAGTGTTGAGACGAGGCGAATTATTGACACAGAGCGATGATGCACAGAACCAATGCCGGATGCCATGAGAAGCCCCCTCTTTTGGCATGTCAAGTCATCATGAAGATATCAGGTACAAAAAACTCATGAGACATGGCGGAAaaggtggaggtggagaagTACACACATTGCACTAtcaagagctgaagaagaagagtcatCGTACATCAGCAGCCAAGTTTTGGAGGCCATGCTCACCccaaaaaggtcaagtctgGAGAATAGTCAGCACCAGTTGAAGTTTTCCTCTGGTAGTCTAAAATCACAGCACAACGATTGCGGGCCTATTTCAAATGAAGGAAGTTCTTAGTTCTTCCAGGGTTGTTCCAGACTTTGAGGATTTGAGATTTCCGTGATCTGCATTATCGGGCCAGATCATGCACACATACCTTAACCCTAAATAAAGCACCAGGTATTATACGCAAGCCAGGGGCGGGCGTGAAGCAAGAAGCTGTCTGCTGAAGCGAggagaggatgaggatgaagagaaccTAAAACGAGGGCGGCTTCATTTCGAGACCAGACAACGACTCAGTGAAGCCAGAAAGGGTTGGGAGGGTGACCAGGGTGGTCAGGACGGCAGGGATACGCGAGATGCACGAACCAGGCCGGGCTGGGTTGGCGTGCTAGTAAAGGGCtagccagccagccaagTGAAGTGTTCAAAGATGAGGTGAGTCGAAGATGCccagttgttgttgttgttgttggtcatcGTCACTCATTTTTTTGCTCACTCAGGAAAACACCAGTTTCATTCATGATGCCGCATGATGTGAGGGTAGCCGAGGCATTCTGTAATGGAAAAGGCATTCTTTACACAGACTGAAATGCAGTAGAgacatcttcaagactcTTACAGGTAGTCATCAAAGGTGGCTGTCGATGTGTTAATCACGCATAACGATAATTCAACCCtattcatcatctcctcaccGTACAGCACAGAACGGAACAGCGAAgcacatcacatcacatcacagcAAAGCAAGTGACTCCTCGATGCCAGGGACACATATTGAAATCGTGGATGCCTTGAGACCTTGCAAGATTGACAGAGGCCTGGGAAGTGGAAGGGTACCAaaggtggaggtggaggcgTCGTGGGAAAAAGTGGAGGGGCGGCCAGAGGAAACACACGCGCTTTACAGATTGGAGAACCAATGGGGACATGCCAAAAGACAGACACGCTTCCAGTTCCATCGAGGAAGGCCGCAACCATGTACAGACTGCGCGATCTAGACACGGTATCGCACGGAGCTGCAAAAGAGGGGCAATACGTAGTCCAGTGGAAGGCAACAGCGCGATATTCATCGCTTTACTGACTGGCTGGGCCACTTACAAGGGTTCGGTTGTACAGTGCTGATAACGGACGCGCCAACTGTCGTCAGGTACTGTACCTCGCGCCGTGAGCACTCTTTGCAGCGCGCCGTAGGTACCGACGTTAAACTcgtcttttctcctcctGGTCTTGCTCACGCTGCCACTGTCCCAGGCATTCAAAACTATGCCATAGCCCGCCACTGCCATCTCCCGCCTtttccccctccccccaTCGAACAGAcatcgtcgccatcatgtTCGATTTCACCCTCTAAATCCGTCCCAAGCGACTCTCCGAAGTCTGCTCTGGATCGTGTACATCTCCACTCTCCACggcgtcttgtcttgtcttgaatTCCTGTTGTTTTCATCTTGGTAATATCAAATCTCGTCTCAGaacaatcaatcaatcaacgACCCTCAATCAGGCCGCAGCGGCATTCACTTGCACCTTGCGACTTTTCACAGACTCATTCTCTCTTGCCGCCTGACGGTGcagaaaaaaagagtcaCAGTTTTGAACTCTCCTACGAGTTCCTCCACCACAACACACAGCGCAGCACTGCCTgggtccagtccagtccagtcgAGCCCAGCCAAGCCGAGCCGAGAGCCCAAGCCCGAAGGTACCAACCTTGCCTCCCACCCCGGCTTTTGCCCGCTTGTCCTTGGCCCTGACCCAGAAAGATCGCCTTCTCAGTGAGGTGACTTTACGGAGAAGTGTCCTGTCCTTTCTACCCTGAGTGACTCTTCGTGTCAGTCAGTATccagtcagtcagtcagtcagtctCCGGACCTCGCTGTATactcatccttcatcatcattaccCATCTCCTTACCGTCTGATTCAGTCCTTTTTTCCACGTCACGTCTCTTCTGTCTATCCATCTACCTATTACACTTTTACTTTGTTCAAATTCTATTTCTGTCACTGCTACTGTACCTACTACTACCACACTATCTGTATACTCTCATTGTTACTGTTCCCCTGCTAGCCCAGGCTACAGCCCGCTATCAGCTCCTTCGCcacactcactcactcactgtGCGTGCCTGTGACGAACCGGCTGTTAGTCAtccttgccttgctttgcATTGCAATCCCACCAAATCAGGCACAGGCTACCGCCGCGCACACACTCTCTCACGCTCTCTCCGAGATCGCCAGTTGGCTCCCGCCTACTACACGCCCCCACCGAACTTGCTCGGGCTCGCCACCGTGCAAATCGAAAAGAGTCACATCCCACTACGCCAGGCTGTCACTCACCACCTCAACGCCTCACGCCTCGCCCCTTAGGCCACTTTAAACAAGACTCACTTTCTTTCGGCCATCTAATAAACCCATCCATTACCTCGTTCAGGCCGTTTCATCACCTTTCAGCCACGACTTCAAATCTCGCCAACCGTTGCAGTTGTACCTTGCATATCAACCTGCCACCCACCTCGACAGTACAACAGCAACACCTGCTTGATACCCGTCTTTAATACTCGATCTCGACTTCCGACTTCCGACTTCCGACCCCCTCGACCCCCATCTACTATTCGCCAACCCGTTCCGATGGTAGCCTTGTTCTAAGACTACTAATCGCTTCCAACCTCACTCTCGAGATTTGAAGCATTGTCGCAATGCCTGTTGAAAAAACAAATCTTATTTCTGTCGTCGTCTCTGCTTCGTCTTCCGGTCTTATCGCTTGTGCTTCTAAGTCGCTTCTCGACTTCCTTGTCTAGACGCCCCTTGTAATCACACCTACGGATTTACTTTGAGACAGCACTTGCACGCTGTAACGGAGTATAACTGCTCGATTTTGACCTTGCGAACTATTACCGGTAAACCACGATTTGATTGGTTGACTTAGCCTTTGACGGCGACTGGATAATCATACTGGCTTGAATACACTGTTCAAGCCTGTTATAAACTACCACCCAAAATGACCTGCGACGCGATCATTTCGTCCGCTTCCATTCACACCTCTCGATATGCTCCCTACAATACATCTCTAGCTTCTTCCGCCTCAAGCTCACTTTCTTCTGTTTGGTCCGACACCACCTCACAGACTTCCGACGATACCTCTATTTCTGCCCATTCCTCCGACTCAGATTCCTGCGATTCATACTTTTCGAGAAAGGCTGCCGTTGCCGAAAACGCCCCTAACTTCAGACGTTGCGCTCAGAGGACACAAACCGAGGCGCTTCCTGCCGAGCTGCGCCAAAATCCCCGAAGGACTTCGAGTGCTCGTGCTGCTTGCCCTCCTGCCCTGGTTCGACAGTCCGAGCGAAAAGTTAACTTTGTCGATAGCCTAGTCGGTATGTTATGACTGGAACCTGATTTCTCCTTCGTTCATTTAACCGTTGTCCTTTTAGATTCGTCGACGCAGATTGTCGAAGCCATTTGGCCTTTGTCATCTGTCGCCTGTCGAAATGTTACCTCAGACAACCCGGTCCTGCCTCTGCGCAACTTTATCCAGGAGACTCTGCGCCGCTCGCGGACGAGTTACTCCACTCTACAGGTTGCTCTGTATTACTTGATTCTCATCAAGCCTCACGTGCCCAAACACAACTTCACCATGGAACAGCCTGTGGATAGACAT includes:
- a CDS encoding ATP-dependent RNA helicase SUB2 encodes the protein MSHEEDLIDYSDEEIGGNETAATASNGKKGELAAGNNVDKKGSYVGIHSTGFRDFLLKAELLRAIADCGFEHPSEVQQTCIPQALLGGDIICQAKSGLGKTAVFVLATLQQVEPVNGEVSVVVMCHTRELAYQIRDEYNRFSKYMPDIKTGVFYGGTPIKTDVETLKNKETCPHIIVGTPGRLKALVRDKALRLGSVRIFVLDECDKMLDQPDMRTDVQDVFRATPQQKQVMMFSATLSEEVKPICRKFMQNPTEHYVDEDTKLTLHGLQQYYIKLEEKEKNRKLNELLDDLQFNQVIIFVRSTVRATELDKLLRECNFPSIAVHSGVSQEERIRRYKEFKEFKKRICVATDVFGRGIDIERINLAINYDLSNDASSYLHRVGRAGRFGTKGLAISFVSTDQDQEVLKEIEKRFEVALPEFPKEGVDASTYMAS